The Archangium primigenium genomic interval CACCTTCTCCACGCTCGCGCTGGTGGTGGGCATGGTCATCGCCAACGTGGTGCGGCCGGGGGCGGGGATGAACATCGACCCGGCCACGCTGGATGCCGGGTCGGTGTCCGGCTACGCGACCAAGGCGCACGAGCAGCACCTGACGTCCTTCCTGCTCAACATCATCCCCACCACGGTGGTGAGCGCCTTCTCCGAGGGGGAGATCCTCCAGGTGCTCTTCGTCTCCATCCTGTTCGGCGTGGCGCTGTCGCTCGTGGGCGAGAAGGGCCGGCCGGTGGTGGACCTCCTGCACTCGCTGAGCATCGCCTTCTTCAAGCTCGTGGGCATCCTGATGAAGGTGGCGCCAGTGGGCGCGTTCGGCGCGTTCGCCTTCACCATCGGCAAGTACGGCATCGGCGCCATCGCGAACCTGGCGGCGCTGGTGCTCACCTTCTACGCGACGTCGGCGGTGTTCGTGCTCGTCATCCTGGGGGCGGTGGCGCGCTTCAACGGCTTCTCCATCCTGCGGCTCATCCGCTACCTCAAGGCGGAGCTGCTGCTCGTGCTGGGCACCAGCTCGTCCGAGTCCGCGCTGCCCAACCTCATCGAGAAGATGGTGCGCGCGGGCTGCCCCCAGCCCATCGTGGCGCTGGTGGTGCCCACCGGCTACTCCTTCAACCTGGATGGCACCAACATCTACATGACGCTGGCGGCGCTGTTCATCGCGCAGGCCACCAACACGCCCCTGACCCTGGGCCAGCAGGTGCTGCTCCTGCTCGTGGCGATGCTCAGCTCCAAGGGGGCCGCGGGCGTGACGGGCGCGGGCTTCATCACCCTGGCGGCCACGCTGTCCGTGGTGCCCACCGTGCCCGTGGCGGGCATGGCGCTCATCCTGGGCGTGGACCGCTTCATGTCCGAGTGCCGCTCGCTCACCAACTTCATCGGCAACGCCGTGGCCACGGTGGTGGTGGCCCGGTGGGAGGGGGGGCTGGACAAGGCGGCCCTCGACGCCGCGCTCGAGGGCAAGTCGCTCTCCTAGAGCGTCTTCTCGCGCGCGTCGCGGTCGAAGAGCTGCTCCAGCTCCTCGCGGGCCTTGAGCGCCAGTTGGGCGAGCTTCTCCACGTCGCCCTGGTGCTGGTAGGTGGACTCGAGCAGCGCCTCGTCGTGCTGGCGGAAGCGCTCCACGGTGCTCTTGCTCTCGCTGAAGGAGAAGCCGAGCGCCTCGAGCACGTCGCCGGTGAGCTCCAGGCTGCCCGCGTACGTCTCGCGCATGATGTGGGTGATGCCGAGGGCGCGCAGCCGGTAGGCGTGCTGGCGGTTGCGCGCGCGGGCGAAGAGCGCGAGGTGGGGGAAGTGCTGGCGCACCGTCTCCGCCGTGCGCACCGAGGCCTCCACGTCGTCGATGGCCAGCACGAAGACGCGCGCCTTGTCCGCGCGCGCTGCCCGCAGCAGCTCCAGGCGCGAGGCGTCGCCGTAGAAGACGTGGGTGTTGCCGAACTTGGTGATGAACTGGATGTGCTCGGCGTTGATGTCCAGGGCGGTGAAGCCGATGCGGCGCGCGCGCAGGAGCCGCGCCACCACCTGGCCCACGCGCCCCAGCCCCGCGATGATGACGGGCTGGTCCTCCTCGGGGGACACGTCGAACGCGCGCTGCTTCTCCGCGCGGCGCAGGCGCGGCCGCACGAGCTTGTCGTAGGCGGCGAAGAGCAGCGGCGTGACGGCCATGGACACGCTCACCACGCCCACCAGCAGGTCGGACAGCTTCGGGTCCATCACCCGGAAGCCCACCGCGAGCCCGAAGAGCACGAAGGCGAACTCGCCGCCCTGGGAGATGGCCACCGCGAGGCTCAGCGAGGGCTCCTGGCTCTTGAAGACACGGAAGCCCAGGCCGAAGAGCACCAGCGCCTTGATGAGCACGAGCCCCACCACCAGCGCCGCCACGCGCAGCGGCGCTTCCGCGAGCAGCCCCAGGTTCACCGACATGCCCACGGCGATGAAGAACAGGCCCAGCAAGAGGCCCTTGAAGGGCTCGATGTCGGCCTCCAGCTCGTGGCGGTACTCGGAGTCGGCCAGCAGCACGCCGGCGAGGAACGCGCCGAGCGCCATGGACAGGCCCACCTGGGCCATGAGCAGCGCGGTGCCCACCACCACGAGCAGCGCCGTGGCGGTGAACAGCTCCTGACTGTGCAGGGACGCCACGGAGCGCAGCACCGGCCGCAGCACGTAGCGGCCGCCGATGATCACCGCCGCCAGCACCGCCACCACCTTGGCGGCGGACACCCAGCCGGACTGCACGGGCGCATTCGCCAGGGGCTCGCCGAGGAAGGGCAGGAGCGCGAGCAGGGGAATCACCGCCAGGTCCTGGAACAGCAGGATGCCGAAGGCCGCCTGGCCATGCTCCGTGGTCAGCTCGTTCTTCTCCGTGAGCAATTGCAGCGCGAAGGCGGTGGAGGACAGCGACAGGCCGAACCCCGCGATGAGCGCCGCGGCCGGGGGCAGCCCGAGCACCCCCATGCCCACGCCCATCAGCAGGATGCCCGTGCCCATCACCTGCGCCCCGCCCAACCCAAACACCGAGCGGCGCAGCGCCCACAGCCGCGAGGGCTGCAACTCCAAGCCAATGAGGAACAGGAGGAACACCACCCCCAGCTCGGAGAAGTGCAGGATGTTCTCCACGTTGCTGACGAGCTTCACTCCCCAGGGGCCTATCACCACGCCCGCCGCCAGATAGCCGAGCACCGAGCCCAATCCGAGCCGTTTGAACAAGGGCACGGACACCACGGCGGCCGTGAGGAAGATCAGCGCTTCGTGCAGAAAGGACATGGCGCCTGCTTCATGTCACGCACCCCCGAAGCATGGCAATGGAGCCGGATTTCAGGCCCTCCCTTGTTTTTGGTCGAACGTCTCTGTTAGCAAGACGCACTGCGGCATCGGCGAGCATGGAGCGCGCGGTGCCCGGCAATTTGAGGGGCTCGTTCTTTGATCCGACATCTCGAAAGTACCCTGAGGCGCGTCCTCATGGCCGCGCTGGTGGTGGGCGTGGGCCTGGGAGTGTCCTCCGCCCTGGCGCAACAGAACACGTCTGTGTTGACCGGCACCGTGTTCAACGCCGAGACGAAGAAACCCGTTCCGGACGTGGTGGTGACCGCGACCTCGCCCAGCGTCCAGGGTGAGCAGCTCGCCGTCACCGATGCCTCGGGCCTCTACCGGATCCCGCAGCTGCCTCCCGGCACCTATACGCTGCGCTTCGAGAGCGAGGGGTTCAAACCCTTCCAGCGCACGGACGTGGCCCTGCGCCTCAACCGCACCATCCGGCTCAACGCGGAGCTGCTGCCCGAGGGCTTCAACGAGGAGATCCAGGTCGCGGGCGTGCCGCCGTCCGTGGACGTGGGCTCCACCCGCACGGGCGTGAGCGTGGACAAGGATCTCATCAACCGCCTGGCCACGGTGCGCCCCGGCTCCAAGGGCAGCGCGTCGCGCTCCTTCGAGAGCCTGGCGGACTTCGCCCCCACGGCCACCACGGATGCGTACGGCGTGTCGCTCAATGGCACGACCTCGCCGGAGAACGGCTTCCAGGTGGACGGTCTGTCCACGGGCAACCCGGCGCTCGGCACCCTCGGCACGCCGCTGTCGGTGGAGTTCATCCAGGAGGTGAACATCATCACCGGTGGCTTCCTGCCCGAGTACGGGCGCTCCACGGGCGGCGTGCTGACGGCCGTCACCAAGTCCGGCTCCAACGAGTTCCACGGCTCGGTGTTCGGCAACCTGACGCCGGGCGCCTTCGAGGGCACTCCCACGCGCGTGCTGAGCCAGGGCAGCGTCATCACCACCACCCAGCGGCTGTGGAACCTGGGGGACTTCGGCGGCACGCTCGGCGGCCCGCTCGTGAAGGACAAGCTGTGGTTCTTCGCCGGCGTGGCCCCGTCCTTCACCCGCCGCGCGCTCGACCGCAACCTCAACGCCTTCGTGCTGGGCGAGGACGGCCGGCCCGTCAAGGACGCCAACGGCTTCTCCCAGACGGAGTCCATCGACGGCACCTTCCGGCGCTACTTCGCCGACCAGCGCTCGCTGCAGTACATCGGCAAGCTCACCTGGCAGGTGCACCCCGACCACGGCCTCACCCTGTCGGTGACGGGCACGCCGTCCGCCTCGGGAGGCAACGGCCGCTTCGGCTACAACATCGACAGCGGGCTCATCGAGACGGACACCCTCAACGGCCGCTACGAGGCGCTCGCCCACCGCTACAACCAGAGCGCGCGCGACATCGCCCTCAAGCTGTCCTCCTCGTTCCTGGACAAGCGCGTGCTGCTGGACGTGAACGCGGGCTGGCACCACCAGACGGACGACACGCTGCCCGTGGACGGCAGCGCCCTGGGCAGCAGCGCGGGCCTGGCGGGCGTCGCCCAGTTCAACATGCGCCGCACCGGCACCGCCGCCGACCCGCGCTACTACTCCATCAACGACTTCGAGGTGCTGCCGGACCCGTCCGTGTGTGACCCCGCCGGCACGCGCAACGCCGTGCGCTGCCCCGTGGCGAGCTACCTGCTCGGCGGCCCCGGCTTCCTGCTGGACCGCACCGTGGACCGCTACCAGGCCAACGTCGTGGGCACCTACCTGCTCAACGCGCTCGGCCACCACGTCATCAAGGCGGGCGCCGACGTGGAGATCATGACCAACGTGGACACGCGCGCCTACTCCGGCGGCGTGCTCTACAACGAGGCGGTGGACGGCAACTCCTTCGTGGACTTCCGCTCCTTCGGCTACCTCACCGGGCCGGACCAGGCCGTCTACCAGGCGTTCGTGCCCACCTCCACCCGGGCCAACGCCGTGGGCGCCTTCCTCCAGGACAGCTGGAGCATCCTCGACCGCGTCACGCTCAACGCCGGCCTGCGCTACGACACGCAGACGGTGGTGGGCACGGGCGGCAACGTGGCGTTCGAGCTGCCCAACCAGATCTCCCCGCGCGTGGGCCTCGTCTACGACTTCACCCGCACGGGCCGCTCCAAGCTGTTCGCCAGCTACGCGCGCTACTACCAGAACTCGGTGCTGGCCATGGTCAACTCCCAGTTCTCCAACATCACCCGCCTGACGGCCACGCGCAGCCGCGCGCCCATCAACGGCGGCCCCGGGTGTGATCCGCTCACCCAGTCCGCGCCCTACACCGAGTGCCGCGACCCGGCGAACATCCCCGTGCCGGCCGGCACCAGCACGGGCATCAGCCGCCAGTACACGCAGACCTTCGCCATCAACAGCCCGGTGGATCCCTCGCTCAGGCCGCAGTCCTCCAACGAGCTCGTCCTGGGCGGCGAGTACGAGGTGCTCCCGCGCGCGACGCTGGGCGTCAACTACACCCGCCGCACGATGAACGACGTCATCGAGGACATGTCCATCAACGAGACGACCAACTACTTCATCGGCAACCCGGGCCGGGGCATCGGCGCGGCGTTCCCCAAGGCCGTGCGCGACTACGACGCGGTGGCCGTCTACCTGAACAAGGCGTTCGCGGACCTGTGGCTCGCACAGGTGAGCTACACGTACTCGTACCTGCGCGGCAACTACTCGGGCCTCTACCGCCCGGACAACAACCAGCTCGCCCCCAACGTCACCTCCGACTTCGACCTCATCGGGATGATGGAGAACAAGTCCGGCGTGCTGCCCCTGGACCGCACCCACAACATCAAGGTGTTCGGCTCGCGCGAGTTCGTCATCGACTCCAACACCAGCCTGGACCTGGGCCTGTCCTACCGGGGCAACTCCGGCACGCCGCTCAACGTGACGGGCTCGCACTACATCTACGGCAGCGGCTTCACCTTCATCCTGCCGCGCGGCAGCGGCGGGCGGCTGCCCTGGGTGCACGGCGTGGACGCGCACCTGGGCGTCAACCGCAAGCTGGGCCGGGGCCTCTTGGCCACCGTCACCCTGGACGCCTTCAACATGTTCAACTTCCAGGCCGTCACCAGTCAGGACCAGGTCTACACGCTGGACAACATCGACGCGCTCGTGGGTGGCACGCTCGCGGACCTGCCGGACGTGAAGAACCGCAACGGCCAGTCGCCCGCGCTCAACCCCAACTACCAGAAGCCCCTGTCCTACCAGCCGCCGCGCAGCATCCGCATCGGCGCGCGCGTCTCGTTCTGAGCCGGAGTCGACCACACCATGAAGACCCAACGAATCCTCACGTGGACGCTCCCCCTGGGCCTGGCGACCCTGCTGGCCGCCTGCGGCGCCGAGCAACCGCCTCCCCAGTGCACCGTGGGCCGCGGTGAGCATGCCGTGCGCTTCACGCTCAAGTCGGGCTCGGGCGTGTGCGCGCAGAAGAAGGCGGAGATCGTCGGCGCGCAGGCCTTCCGTGTCCCCGGCTCGGGCGAGCCGCCCACCCTGGCGCTCAAGCCCGCCTTCCTGCTCGCGGGCGCGGAGCCGGCGGCGTCCATCACCTCCTCGGGCGCCTTCACCACCGAGTACCCCGTGGACAACGTGTGCGAGGTGCCCTCGATGTCCGCGGCGCGGCAGACCAATGCCGGCACGACGCTGAGCTATGCGTGGAGCGGCTTGCGCATCCAGGGCCAGGCGGCCATCCCCGGCACGCAGTGGGTGGGCGAGCTGCGCTACACGGAAGGCGACTGCACGGCCACCTACGAGGCCGTGGGCGTGTTCCCCGCCATCCGGTGCGTGCGCACGGAGAACGGCGCCGAGGTGCGCGACCCGGCCATCTGCAAGCAGGCGCGCGCGGGCTCGTCGCTGGATCCCGCGTTCGCCATCGTCTGCGAGGAGAGCACGAACCTGTGCGTGCTGGACGGCCAGCCGCCCGCGCTGAAGCCCTGAGTCACTCCCGGGGGCGGTGCTCGCTCGGGGCGCCGCCCTCGCCCAGGCGACAGGTGAGGGGCAGGGACAAGCCCACCTCCTCCAGCGAGTGCGTCGTCTGCTCCACGGCGCCGGCGGGCACGCACTCCACCACGGTGAGCGGCACCCCGGCCGAGCCCAGGGCCGCCGCCGTCTCGCGCACCCGGGCGACGTAGCGGCGCAGCAGTTCGTCGCGGTGGGCCTCGGGTCGGGCCACGAGGGCCCGCGCGGCGCCGAAGCTGAATCGCGGCAGCTTGCGTGACTGGCGGCTGTCCCCCTCGGCCTCCTGGCAGGCGCGCGTCAGGGCGCCCAGGCGCGCGGCGCGCTCCCAGAAGTCATGCTCCGCGGCGAGCGGCAGCTCCAGCCAGCCCTCGAGCGTGACCAGGTGGGTGTCGCTCTCGGTGAGCGCCAGCTTCTTGGAGCCGCCGCCCCGGTCGAAGCGCAGGTCCTGCGGCCGGAAGCTCACCTCGGTGCCGCTCCGTTCCTGGACGCGCCGCCGCAACTGCTCGCACGCTTGACGCAGCGAGGCGAGCAGGGGAGCCGCCTCGTCGGCCTCGAGCGAGGCCGAAAGGGGCACGCGGAGGACATCCGGCTTCACGGTGAGTTCGGCCCGGAGCGGCGGCGACTCGCGGACGGGAGTCGCGTATTTTTCACTGTTAAAGGACATGGCGGACGGAGAGCCTATCCGGTACCACTCCAGACGGCATCGGCCCCGGGGGACCTCCGGGCCCTCGTCGGAAAGCGCGCGATGAAACGACGTCCTCTAGTCTGGTCCGCTTGTGGCGTACTGCTCTGCCTGTGGGTCTCGTGTGGCCGCTCGTCCTCCTCGGAGGCGCATGCCGGGGGCTCGCGGGGTGCCTACGCGGCCGGGGAGCCGACGCTGCCCGAGGGCATGACGGTGCGGCCAGACGTGCTGCTCGTGGCCTTCACGCTTCGCCAGGAGGCGGAGTCCCTGGAGGAGGCCCTGCCCCGGCTCAAGCAGGCGGCCGAGCACTACGGCGCGGCGGCGAAGGGGGCGAGCCCCGCGGGGGCGGTGGTGCGCATGGGCGAGCTGGAGTGGGTGGCGCGCAAGGTGGGCTACAGCGACGTGGTGGCGCACGGCGTGCTGGAGGTGGCGATGCCCGAGTCGCTGGACTACTGGGGCCGGGAGATGCTGGTGGCGGCCCTGGCGCGCGTGGCCGACGGCGAGGTGAGCCAGGCGGAGCGGGCCAACGCGGGGCTGATCGTGGCGTTCAGCCATCCCCGCGCGCGATTGAAGGACCCGGAGCACTACCGCGAAGCGCTCATCCAGCAGTGGGCGCGGCGCACCCGGACGTTCATCAGCCAGGTGCAGTCCGAGCGCGCGCCGCTGGAGCTCATCGGGTGCGAGCCTCCCGTGGAGGTGAAGCAGCAGCCCCTGTCCGTCAACGAGGTGTCGCTGTCGCTGGCGGGCGTGAGCTGCCGCCTGGGTCTGGCCCAGCCCTGAGTCGCCTCACCTGAGTCGACTCAGACGTGGTCGGACTCGAGGGCGAACTCGGTGTCCTCCACCAGGGCCCGTCGCAGGACCGACTCGGCGTCCGCGACGATGGGCGCGCCGTGGGCGAAGCAGACCACGTCGATGGGCAGCTTCTCGAGCAGTCGCCGCACGCTCGTGCGCGTCCGGGCGGGCTCGTCCTGGTACTGGCTGTCGATGAAGCGCGGCGTGCCGTGCGTGTCGTGGGTCAGCAGATCCGACACGAAGACGACGCTGCGGGGCCGCTCCAACCACAGCGTGTACATGGACATGGCGGGGCCCGGCGTGTGGTAGGCCACGAGGCCTCCGGGCAGCGTGTCCCCCGCGCCGTAGGTGATGTCCGCGTTGTCCTCCAGGCCGTAGGCGTGTTGGGGGGCCCAGACCGGTGCCCGGAAGACGCGGCGCAGCTGCCACGCCGCGCGCTGGTGGTTGCCGGCGGTGAGCACGATGGCCTCCACCGGCCCCAGCTCCTTCAGGGCCCGCTCCTCGATGGGCAGGGGATCGATCAGGGTGACGGCGCCGTCCTCGGCCACCACGGCATAGGCCTCGCTGCGCACTCCACCAATCCGATCATCCCGGACACTCCACCGGTAAAGACCTGGAATTACCTGCTCGACTCGCTCGGCTCGTTCCTTGGGTTGGCTCATGTGGGGAAAGATAGGCATCCATTCCAGGGAATCCGGGGCGGCCTGGTCGCCTGGCTACTCCCGAGGCGGGGGGACCGACCGGGCTGGCGGGGGTCGGAGCCGAGTCCAGCTTGGGGAGGGGAGGTGGCGCATGGGCTGGAAACAGACGCGGGGATTGGAGCGGTTCGTGCCTCACCGCCGGGTGCGGCAGGCGTTCCTCATGGCCCTGGGAGGCATCTACTTCATCGCCTTCACGTCGTTGGGGCGGCAGGTGCTCGGGCTGCATGGCGCGCGGGGCATCCGGCCCGTGCGGGACGTGGTGGACGCGCCCCGGTGGGCGGTGGTGGGCCGCCGACGCTGGCTGGAGGTGCCCTCGCTGTTCTGGTGGGGCGCGTCGGACCGGGCACTCCTCGGGGGCACCCGCGTGGGACAGGCCCTGGCGCTGGCGGTGATGGCGGGCGTGCTGCCCCAGCCGGCGCTGGCCGCCCTGTGGGCGCTCTACCTGTCCTATGTGTCGGTGGGGCGGGAGTTCCTCTCCTTCCAGTGGGACGCGCTGCTCTTGGAGATGGGCCTGTTGGCGGCGCTCACCGCGCCGGCCGGGTGGCGTCCGGGTCCGGGCCGCTGGGAGCCGTCCGCGTGGGAGGTGGCCGCCTGGCGGGTGCTCCTGTTCCGGCTGTACCTGGGCTCGGGGCTGTCCAAGCTCCAGTCCGGCGACCCGACGTGGCGCCAGCTCACCGCGTGCGACTTCTATTTCGAGACCGCGCCGCTGCCCACGCGGGTGGGGTGGCTCGCGCACCAGACGCCGCCCCGGCTGCGGCGCTTCTCCACGGCGAGCGTGCTCGTGCTGGAGACGCTCGTGCCGCTGCTCGTCCTCGCCCCGAGGCGCGCGCGGTTCGCGGGCTTCGGCCTCTTGTCCGCGCTGCAGGCCCTCATCTTCCTCACGGGCAACTACGGCTTCTTCAACGTGCAGTCGGCGGTGCTCGGCCTGTGGCTGCTGGATGACGAGGCGCTGCGCCGGGTGTGGCCCGCCACGCCCCGGGCCCGTCCCCGTCCGGTGTGGCGCACCGTGGGCGGCGCCGTCGCGGTGGCGCCCCTGCTGGCCCTGGGCGCGAACGAGCTGTTGGCCCGGCTGCCGCGTCCGCCCACGCCACCGCGCTGGTTGGACGTGGTGGACACCTGGACGCGGCCGCTGCGCGCGGTGAACAGCTATGGCCTGTTCGCGGTGATGACGGTGCGGCGGCCGGAGATCACCCTGGAGGGCTCCCTCGACGGCCACACGTGGCACCCCTACACCTTCCGCTACAAGGTGGACGCCGTGGACGAGGCGCCTGCCCGGGTGGCGCCCTATCAGCCCCGGCTGGACTGGCAGATGTGGTTCGCGGCCCTGGGCTCGCCGCCGGGGTGGTTGCTGGCGCTCGTGGTGCGGCTGCTCGAGGGCTCGCCCGAGGTGGAGGCCCTCTTCGCCCAGACGCCCTTCGGCCCTCGCCCGCCCCGCTACGTGCGCGGCGTGCTGCACGAGTACCGGATGACGGACCGGGAGACGCGCCGGCGCACCGGGGCCTGGTGGACGCGCGAGCGGGTGGGGCTCTACCTGCCGCCCATGGAGCTGGCCCCGCCGGGAGGGGAGCGTCGGCTCCGGCGGTACGTCCAGGCGTGAGGCGTCAGCGCGGGGCCGCGGGGGGCTCGGTCGGCACGGGCGGCCGGGGCGGAGCGGGGGGCGCCCCCTCGCCGTAGACCCCTCGATACGCCGGCGGCAGCAGCTCGGCCACCCGCCGCATCATCGCGTCGGCGAGCGCCTGCCGGGGATCCTCGGCGTGGGGGGCGTCCACGGCCAACTCCTCCACGCGGAAGGGAGGGCCGAAGCGCAGGGTGATGTGGGCGCGGCGCACCTGCTCGCGGCCCATGTCCTGGTCGTCGATGGGCATGAAGTGCTCGGTGCCGGTGAGGGCCACCGGGACGAGGGGCACCCGGGCCCGCCGGGCGATGAGCGCGGCGCCCTGCTTGGCGGGCAGCAACCCCCCCGTGCGGCTGCGGCCCCCTTCCGGGAAGATGAGGACCGAGTGCCCCGCCTTGAGCGTCTCGACCGAGCGCTTGAGGGACTCGATGTCCGCCGAGTTGGGCCGGATGAAGATGGTGTGCACCACCTCGGTGGCCAGCCGGGTCATCACCGTGTCGCGCAGCTTGATGCCCGCGAGGAAGTACACCCGCCGGGGCCGCAGCGCCCGGTCGAGCGTGAAGCCATCCGCGTTGGACAGGTGGTTGCAGACGAAGAGGCAGGGGCCGTCCGGCACGTGCTCCCGTCCGATGACGTCCACGGTGGTGCGGCGCGACCAGACGGCGTCCATCAGCCGCCGGACCGCGGCGCGGCGCGGCCGTGTGGGGAGCAGGGACAGAAGAGTGAAGACATGGTGGATCACGGCGCTGGCCTCGTGGCACGAGCACCCCGGGGGGAGCTCCCGCGAGGAGAAACCGCGCGCGGGCGCGGAGGCATTCCGAAGCCGACGAGGGCTTGCCAGGAGGGTTTTGGGGACGTATCGAAATACATCCCGCCCTCGCGCCGTTCGTGTGGAGGCCCCTGCTGCCCGCCCGCCCCCCCTCCGTCGAGCCTCGTCTGATGCCTGTCCGTCTTCCGCTCCTGTTGTCCCTGCTCCTGCTCGGGGCCTGCCATGCCACGCCCGAGGCCCTCTCGTTGACCATGCCCAGCACCCAGCCCCTGCATGCCTCGGGGCAGACGGTGGTGGTGCAGGCCATCGTGTTCGACGCCCAGGGCGAGCGCATCGAGGAGCCCAAGCTGCGGTGGATCAGCTCGTCGCCGGAGGTGGCCTGGGTGGAGGACGGCGTGGTGACGGCGCGCCGCTCGGGCCGGACCACCATCGCCGTGGCGGCGGGCAAGGCCCGGGGCCAGGTGGAGGTCCAGGTGTCCATCCCCAGCCTGGTGGACATCCGGGTGGACAGCCCGGACTTCCTCCTGGCGGGCAACTCCGTCGCCATCTCCGCGGTGGTGCGCAACGAGCTGGGCAAGCCCCTGCTGGACGTGCCCCCCACGTGGTCCTCGGCGGACGAGGACGTGGCGCGGGTGGAGAACGGCCGGTTGATGGGCGTGGCGCCGGGGAAGACGACCATCACCGTGACGGTGCCGCCGCTGAGCCGGAACCTGTCGGTGCAGGTGGTGCGCTCGGACTTCGCGCGCATGGAGGTGGACCCCACGCACCTGGTGTTCGGCAAGGTGGGGCAGAAGCAGCAGCTTCGGGCGCGCACCTTCAACAACCGCAGCGTGGCGGTCACCGACGTGCCCGTCACCTGGTTCAGCTCGGACTGGTCCGTGGCGACGGTGTCCCCCACGGGGCAGGTGACGGCGGTGGGGCCCGGACGCACGGTGGTGACGGCCACCGCGGGCCGGCGCAAGGCGGCCGCCGAGGTCGTCTTCGACGTGAAGCAGGCCAGCCGCTAGCGCGCGCCGCCCCGGCGGGACAGGGGCCTCAGGCGGCCCTTCTGGGGAAGCATCGCGGCGAGCTGGATCAGCACCCGGATCGAGCGGGGTGACAGCTTGCGCGCGCGATCGAGCATGCGGCCCAGGTGCCGGGACTCCGGGGCCTGGAGCCCCGCCGTCGGGGGCCGGGCCGGGGCGCCCGCGTGCACGGTGCCGAGCATCCGGTCCGCGGACAGGTCGAGCGTCACGCACAGCTTGCGCAGGGTGAAGATGCTCGGGGACACGGTGCCGCGCTCCAGGCGGCCGTACACCTCGGTGGCCATGTCGAGCCGGGCGGCCACGTCCTCCTGGGTGAGGCCCAGCCGCAACCGGGACTCCCGGGCGGCGGTTCCAATGGCGTGTCGCAAGGACTGGGTGAGCGCGTCCGAAGGCATGGTGGCGGGCACGAGCGGTGGAGGGCGGAGGAGGCGACGCCGCCCCGTCACGGCGTGAAGGGCGGGGACGCCTTGCCCCCCTTGCCGCGGGAAGGCGGGGAGGGGCTCGCGGCGGCGGGATCCGGGGGGCACGGCGGCGGCCGGCCCTGCACGGGCGGCAGCAGGGTGAACTCCACCCGGCGGTTGAGCGCCCAGTTCGCCTCGGAGTCGTTGGCGGCCAGGGGCCGGCTGCGGCCGAAGCCCGCCGAGCACAACCGCTCCACGGCGATGCCGCTGTCGAGCAGGAAGTTCATCACGCTCGCGGCGCGGCGGCGCGACAGGTCGTAGTTGTAGGCGTCGTTGGCGCGCGCGTCGGTGTGGGCCTCGACGAGCACGCGCTGGATCTCCTCGTGCCGGAGCATCTCCTCGGCCACCTCCTCGAGGATGGGGAAGGACTCGGGGAGGATGACGTCCTGGTCCGTGGCGAAGTGGACCTGGTCGAGCACGATGATCTTGTTGCCTTCCACGCGCGCGAGCGGGCAGCCATTGCGGCCCCGGGGCCCGGCGGCGACGGCCGGACAGGGATCGAGCCGGTCCACCACGCCATCGCCATCCAGGTCCGTGTCGGGACAGCCGCCGTTCTCCACGGTGCCGGCCACGGTCGGGCAGCGGTCGGCCTCGCCGATGACGGAGTCACCATCGGGGTCCACGTTGGGCGGGGGCGGCGGGGGCGGCTCGGGCGGATCCTTGAAGCGCTCGATGGCCTCCCACTCGCGCGTCTTGGCGGGCACCCAGATGAGCGAGGTGAAGAAGCGCAGGGTGGGCGAGGTGAGCGAGCAGCCACAGCCCGCGCCGCCGCCCACGGTGAGGGTGATGCCCAGGGAGCTGTACCAGCGCAGGCCCACGAGCACCTCGGAGGGCAGCTGCTTGAGCTGGGTGGGGAGGTTGTTGAGCAGGGTGCTGCCGGTGAACATGCCCACGGCGGTGATGCCGGCGCCGCGCAAGAGCGGCACCTCGGCCCCGGCGCCGAAGGTGGCGGAGCTGCCCCACTGCACGCCGGCGAACTGGGCCTCGGGGCGCAGCCACAGGCCCGCGTTGAGCGCCACGAGGATG includes:
- the traB gene encoding outer membrane exchange protein TraB, which encodes MSRLAVLLLGLLVATGAPAQDTGFDVQAFRPLGAPQDLVGVGQSRPLSHLSISGGAYLNFSLNPLVLVVSGTDAKALGVVNNRLQLDVMASVGLFDWLEFGIDMPLVLLQNSDNLEAIGTEGFIRSFTPADLRLMVKGAIPGLRRTADETGFGAALGLGMSLPTGLKDAFASDGSVTWNPTLMTDYRFESGILVALNAGLWLRPEAQFAGVQWGSSATFGAGAEVPLLRGAGITAVGMFTGSTLLNNLPTQLKQLPSEVLVGLRWYSSLGITLTVGGGAGCGCSLTSPTLRFFTSLIWVPAKTREWEAIERFKDPPEPPPPPPPNVDPDGDSVIGEADRCPTVAGTVENGGCPDTDLDGDGVVDRLDPCPAVAAGPRGRNGCPLARVEGNKIIVLDQVHFATDQDVILPESFPILEEVAEEMLRHEEIQRVLVEAHTDARANDAYNYDLSRRRAASVMNFLLDSGIAVERLCSAGFGRSRPLAANDSEANWALNRRVEFTLLPPVQGRPPPCPPDPAAASPSPPSRGKGGKASPPFTP